TGCCATCTTTTTCGGAATATTCTCAcctatttttctctttatttatttatttatttgtattaaaaaaatattattttgtttttttgttttaaaaaatatatataatggatTGTTCAAATATGGCATCCTATGAGTAATTAAGcgaatttaataattaatcgAAAAGAATTATATAGTACGAAATTGAACGGTGAgagattaataaatttgtacGTACTTATTTTTTAGGGTTAATATCTGACTCGACGTGTCACtcacatttaattttgtgtcttacaagttctatatatatttacccGTTTAGGGCTTTAAACTCAGACCCTGCTGTAAGATAAGTCGTAGGAGCCTTACTCTACTAACCTGCACCGAGTAAGCTTCGCCTTTATCAATATCGTccttgttggatgatgaaagtctcacatccgctaatttaaggaacgttcatgggtttataatcaaataatactctctccattggaatgaggcctcttggggaagcccaaagtaaagccatgagagcttatgctcaaaggggacaatatcataccattgcggagagtcgtgttcgtctaatatggtatcatagtcatgccctaaacttagttatgccaatagattggtaaattgtcgaacaaatgactctgactaagactccaaaagaaaaagaagtcgagccttgataaagtcccacatcggctaatttagggattTAGGGAATGTCCATGGGTTTATAAtggtacgaggctttttggaaagcccaaaagtaaagccgtgagagcttatgctcaaagtggaaaatatcataccattgtggagagtcgtgttcgcctaacatggtatcagagtcatgccctgaACTTAGTCGTGCTAATAGATTGATAAATCCTcgaatgtcgaacaaaggactctgactaagactccaaaagaaaaagaagtcgagtctcgattaaggagaggcgTACTTTGAAAGTCTCACACAGGCTAATTTTGGGAATATTCATGGGtgtataatcaaagaatattctctccattggtatgagacttTTTGGAAAGCctaaagtaaagccacgagagcttatgctcaaagtggataatatcatatcattgtggagagtcgtgttcgtaacccatttttaaataatataaataacgAGAGAGTTTTGGAcgaaaatgataattaattaattttcactttttattttgttttaactatttaaaaaagcaATATTTATAGGTGAATTGTGAAAGTTTGTATTGTACTACCTACTTACATCACCtttcataatttcataattttggaaagaaaaattaacattaattattttagaaattgacgttgaaatttttaaaaaagaaaaataaaacaaaaaaaaaagttttctagctgctattaaatattaattagaatttagaatattaaaaaagctttttttattattattattatttaaaataggCACTATGATTTTTCTAGACTAGgcattaatttaaaactttttttaatgctatttttatgaataatgCTTCGATTTTAGGGATATGAtttgaaagagagagtttttcttttgaaaataatgatttttctaataattatgtttttttttttaattttaaaatcttaaattgcttttttaacctaaaataaccatcattaaaaattaataaaatatttgaattaaattaatttaggtaatttattattattattttaataaaggtAGTacgtaaaatatttatttttaaatgtatatatttcGAAAAATTACGttaaaaaacttaataatatagtagttaaaaattaataaaatatttggattaaattaatttaggtcatttattattattattatttttaataatggtggtatgtaaattatttattttgaaaagaagtatatatatttcaaaaaattaaaataaatacatatactagtatgatattgttacTCCCAGCATAAACTTTGACTTTGCGActccccaaaaagcctcaaaccaatagagatgttattcctttacttataaattcatgatcatccTCTCAGTTCACgtggactcactcccaacaatcctcaacattacGTTGGCTTTGattgttcaaatttaaaaaatatcattgttATTaaagatgtttatttaatgAGCTGGAGTCAACCGATCGAACTTCATCCCGTTAATATGATCGGTATAAGTATACCTTGCAGAATGATTGTATAAGCTCGATGTTGGTCCTCGACTCCATCTAAACCTCTCGAGCTTGCCCTAACTGCTCGGAGACCATCCTCAACCCTCTTTTCAATATGCTCAGGTGGGGGTCGACATTCTCAAAGGTGCAAGGAGGAGAACCATGTGTCGTATATGATTGTCTATGCTCAACTGAAGTGGTTTgatactctctctctctctctctgcacTTGACATCTCAAGTAAATCACGAACTTCCCCGTTTATTTTTGTAGATATTAGAGTATGGATTCCTTGTTGGGAACTTGGGAACATCGGgtttccataaattttttctatatatatatggtcgAGGTGGGAATTGagacaaaaaatataatctccATCCCCGTCTCCGTTTAGCTAAGATgaaaaaatctctcttcaTTCCCTGCCTCGTCTCGTTCAAACAAGAATCCCTCGTGGGTTCAATGGATATTTCTAATCTCAATCTCGAGTATAAAGTGTTATTCATCTCAATATGATATCACGATTATCAATCTCGAGATTAGATCAGGTCAAGTCACAATTCTTGATCTCAATATCAGATCCTGATTCATCTGAACGTCAAAGCATAATTATCGATGTAGTGATCTTATTTCAAGAGTAGAAGAATCCTTGTAGTGTCTATAGGGTTTAAATTGCTCGTTcgtaaagaaaaataaaaaagatgaatataaaatttaactaaCGATTGAATGTTcgaaaatataaaacaaaacgTCGAAACGAACGAGGTTGCTGGCAGATTCTCATTTGAATTGAAGTTGGTGGCATGTGCGCGGGGGGAAAATGAAAGTGTTCAAGAGGGATGAAAAATCAACCCATCACCAGATTTCGACCAGATTCCCAAAAGCCGCCAATTATGAGTGGCGCTGCTGCTTCTCTCAAATCCTCCGCCTCTGAATTGGACTTGGATCGCCCCAATATTGAAGATTACTTGCCTTCCGGATCCTCCATCCAAGAACCAACTGGCAAGCTACGCCTGTAATCTACTcctgtctctctctttttccttcaatttcataTTCCTCCCAGTTTTCCAATTGGTTCGATTGCGATTTCCGACTGATTTCATGAGCTTATGAACTTGTTTCTAGGCGCGATTTGCTTGATATTTCGCCTACCCTTACTGAGGCTGCTGGTGCTATTGTTGATGTGAGCTTTTCCTTCTCGTTGTTTTTTACGATTTCTCTATCATTTTTGTTCATAGCGAAGGGGATTTGTTGTTTTCAGGCTATTGTTGTTCTTCTCGATTTAActtcataaatttttgttgttcattTGTTATTTGATAATGAATGTTTAGGATTCGTTCACTCggtgcttcaaatcaaacccaCCGGAACCATGGAATTGGAATATTTATCTGTTCCCTCTGTGGTGCTGTGGTGTCGTGGTTCGGTATCTGATTCTCTTCCCGGCGAGGTTAGCTCCCTATCGATTAGTATTATGtagaagaaattaaatataaacacTAATATAATTAGATATGCTCTTCATATATAAACTTAGGATTTGCGATCCTAGGTAAGATCGGTTCAGGATCATGGGATCCTTTTCATCAGATAGGAAGGGCTGTTGCACAGAATGTACTTTTAATAATTGCTCTGTAGGTcctatatctatctatatgaagaagaaatcatgTAACGAAGTTTCTCACTGTCGCAACATGGATCTGATAAATGCTATGGTCACTTTAAGTTATAGGAATTAGTAACTCTAGTATgactttcatttctttgtcTAAGTGTTGTTGAGCTCATGGTGCAGGGTTCTCATATTGACAATAGGATGGATAATTTTCCTTTCAACATTCATTCCAGTGAATCTTCTATTGAAAGGCCATGATAAGCTGAGAACTAAGTTAGAGGTGTGCATGCTCAATTCTTTAATCTTCCCCATTATGTGTTTTAATTATACATCTTGTGGGTCTATGTTCGCTCTATGGATAAGGCATTTATTAACACATCCTAACCGTCGATGGTTTGATCTCCTACTTTTTCAATTGATGAACTCAAAATTTCTTGCTTAATAATGATAGTTAAGGATTCTTGTGTGTGATAACACTATATTTCCTTGTTAGAGGTCTTTGGTGGAGTTGATTTGCAGCTTCTTTGTTGCATCTTGGACTGGAGTTGTCAAGTATCATGGGCCACGACCTAGCATGAGACCAAAGCAGGTATTCGGGGTTTTAGGTGACATTTTACAAATGTCATCTCGTATTTTCCCTTTTCGAGATGTTAAGCATCGTTCTCAGTGCTATATTGTTTGTCTTCTCATTCTTGGTCGAGCAGGTTTTTGTGGCCAACCATACTTCCATGATCGATTTCATTATCTTGGAGCAAATGACTGCCTTTGCTGTTATTATGCAAAAACATCCTGGTTGGGTTGGTGAGTGcatttattatgaaaaaatacGTAAAGTGAAGATTTAGGTCGTCAGAATAAGTGTAGCGAAAGTAATTGAAGTTTGAGAGAAGCGCTCTTGCTTTTGATACCCAGTTAGCATATTTGTCTTCGTTTTCGTTCTGATTGGTTGTCATATTATACTTTTATGTTATATGTTGTTGAAGGACTATTGCAAAGCACTATATTGGAGAGTATAGGATGTATATGGTTCAACCGTACCGAGTTGAAGGACCGTGAAGTTGTAGCAAAGAAGTAAGTGTCGCCATACAACGGGAGCACGAGAATCACAAGTAAATACTGATTGTTATTGGAATGCTTATTGAAACGTCttcttttttaggttaaaCGATCACGTTCAAGGGGCTGACAACAATCCTCTTCTTATATTTCCTGAAGGAACTTGTGTAAATAACCACTACTCTGTTATGTTCAAGAAggtattgtttttttagtacTTCTTAAATTTGCTACCAAGGCTTTAATGTAATTGGTAAGCTTAGTTATTTGTTTTAACTAAATGATTTCAGGGTGCATTTGAACTTGGCTGCTCTGTTTGCCCAGTTGCAATCAAATACAACAAAATTTTCGTCGATGCTTTTTGGAACAGCAGGAAGTAAGgagatttttatttgattagtCTTTGTTGATAGAAACTTAATTTCTGTTTGATAGTCGAGGTACGAGACAGACAATACTTTTCGGATTCGTAAAACATGTTTGACAAGTTGTTTGTTTAggaactttaaaaaaacatgttgtTTTCAAATAAGTAATGTTGTTTGTTGCTATATATATTGATGAAGATACTTCAAATAGAGTGAAGCATAAACAGTAAATATCATTATAAACATGCTTAGGCTTGGGTTTTTTGCATTATAAACATTAAGAACATGCTTAGGCCTGGGTTTCATATGTGGCTGCTTATTACAAATATTCTGAATTAACTCTGTGGCCCTGAATCTGTTTCTTTTGGTTAGAATGATAATTGAATTTGCCAAAATGTAGTCCATGTGTCATTAATGGTGGTGTTTTTGCATATGTTTCTGCGTAACTCTTATTCGGTATTTAGGTTCGCTATGGATCAGCATAGAATTGGTTATGCGAGGTAGATGATTCCTGGACCGTGTTCATTTTTTCAGGCAGTCGTTCACCATGCATCTGCTGCAGCTTATGACCTCTTGGGCTGTTGTTTGTGATGTTTGGTACCTGGAGCCCCAAGTTTTGAAGCCTGGAGAAACACCCATCGAGTTTGCAGAGAGGTAACCTTGCTTTCCCTGCCTGCAATGTGACAGTGGATAGTGGTTCTTCTTTCAGCCTTGGATCTTTTGGTCATGGGCTCTAATTGTGAGCTcctacgttggttggagaggggaacaaaacattccagATAAgcatgtggaaacctctctcagATAGACGCGTTgtaaaattgtgagaccgGCAACGATACTTAATGGGCCAAAGCTGACAATATTTGTtggtggtggacttgggctctTACAAATTATTGTAagattccacgttggttggagaggggaacgaaacattccctacaaggatgtggaaacctctttccctaacatatgcgttttaaaatcgtgaggctgacggtgatacgtaacagccCAAAGCGAACAGTATCTGTTGgcagtgagcttgggttgttacaaattattgtgggatcccacatcggttggagaggggaacgaaacattccttaagggtgtagaaaccttttcctaacagatgcgttttaaaactgtgaggctaacggcaatacgtaacgggccaaagcgaacaatatctgttgatagtaggcttgagctgttacaaattattgtgagatcttacgtcaattggagaggggaacgaaacattccttataagagtgtagaaacctctccctagccattttaaaaccgtgaggctaacggcgatacgtaaccggccaaaatagacaatatctgttggcagtaggcttgggctgttacaaaatattgtgagatccaacatcggttggagaggggaacgaaacattccttataagggtgtggaaacctctccctagcagatgcattttaaaactgtaatgttgatggtgatatgtaacgggccaaagcggacaatatctgttagcagtggttttgagttgttacactAATATTCCGTTACTTAACAGGGTCAGGGACATAATTTGCGCTCGAGCAGGTCTGAAGAAGGTCCCATGGGATGGatatttgaagcactctcgcCCGAGCCCGAAATACCGAGAACGAAAGTAAGCCTCCTCTCTCTTCCGTTATCTTCCTAATCATTTAGTCTTATTGACTTCCAATCCTCCACTTTGGCTGATGAACATACCTTTCCTAAGAACTCCATCACTCGGTTTATTATCCCCTCAGGCAACAAAGCTTCGCCGAGTCGGTGCTACAGCTATTGGACGATAAATAAAGCATCTCTAACAGGTTCCTGCCCCGAACCATTTCatttgaataatcatcaacgACTCACTCGAGGTGAGTCGATATCTTCTTTCAGTAGTTACAAGCCCGACGTAGTTTCGTTAAGCAAGCTTCAATAGTTGCAGAAAACCTTCATTAAGAGTGTTATCTTGTGTGTACCTCATAGTTCTGTAATGAGCTTCCTGGTTTTGCTCTGCATGACCCTAAATTTTGCTGTTTCAATGCTTGAAACTCTTTAAATATGTTTAGGCTTATTAGCTTATTAAGTAAATTCATGAttaaaacacgtttattacctaatttaacttaaatttattgcttaatgactatttttttttaaaattttgtattctttagtattttcattcaattacaatatttataattaatttatatattcttttatttttataactttatttcatttttaatattaagatATGGTAGactgatttatttttttactaatagcattttttttctcaatacaataataaatacacaataaatttaacataaagctttaatatatacaaaattgaGAGTTTCAtgacattattaaaaaaaataattcaaatagagttataataacataaagtttgaaatttttagctactttttaaagaataataattttaataataaataaatataaatataaaaattataatataacttAAATGTATATTAATGGATAGCAGTGTGATGTCtgacattggttggagaggagaacaaactacaATTTATAACTTAAATGTATATTAATGGATAGTTGTGTGATGTCccagttgaagaggagaacaaaccacaatttataagggtgtagaaatatttgctagcagacgcgttttaaagccttagattagaacaaaccacaatttataagggtgtggaaacttttcttagtagacgtgttttaaagcctcaagggaaagcccaaagaggacaatatctactagcggtagatttggggcgttacaaatggtatcaaagccaaacaccggactatgtgccagccttcttgctcttccccgaagaggggtagacacgaggcggtgtgccaataaggacactgggtctcaaaggagggtggatttgggggcggtctcCCACATCGAtaggaggaaggaaagagtgtcagcgaggacgctgggccccgaaggggggtaaaTTGTGATGTCCACACTGgttgggagaagaacaaatcaCAATTTATAAGCGCGTGAAACCCTGCGAGAGGAAGCCACCACCTGGTCCCACATCATCCATCCATTGcgcaaataaaataagaagtgAAAACGTTATCAATTATTTGGGAGTGACGTGGCAATGACGAATTTTGGAAAAGACTAAAGAGCCCTTCCGTCCGTGAACCGCCTTGACTATTCTTtgcccttttttctttaaaaattgataaaatataaatataacattAATAATAAGCATTTTAAGTCtgtctataaaattattatttattaatttaactataatttagtaattattattttaaatattcttaaaaaaaaaaattaaattttcaggaggttctttttttagaatataattaagaatttaaatttttgataaaatttagggtagagaaacaataaaaaaaattataaattaaaaaattaaaaaattaaatgattattaaatGAAGTTAAAAGCGACTAAACTTGTGTTTATCCactttattaatatttgtcCCCAAAAATTTATTCATAGAAAGTCGATAtacttttgtttattattattaatattattattattttcctgaAAAGacattatttgaaatttgaaaagaattttCGTCGTAATGCAATTTCTCCGTAATTGCTCACAGCAACAATAAAAAGCTTCATTCAGTCTCTTCAATGGCGGCTTCTGCTTCTCTCTCCATTCcccatttaattttctctctctaaggTCTATGCCCTTCACCCACGTTGAAGCTTGACCAGTACCTATTTCCCTCGGTGTCTGCTTCGACTTTTCCCACTCGAAAACCGCGTTTCTCCCAGCTTCAATCCGCCATTAATATCCTACCAGAACCTTGCAACTACGAGGACGAGAAGACGCTAATGGCTTCCGGAGCTGGAACTATGTTTTTCAGAGTCATCGTGTTCTCCGCCATCGTCGCTGTATGCGTTGCTCAGCCACCGCCGCGGTTCAACTGCAGCTCGACCTCAAAATGCGGCTCTCTAATCGACTACATTCCGCCAAACGCAACCACCGTTGGAGACGTGATGAAGCTCTTCGATGTCAAGCATCTCCTCTCCTTCCTTGGGGCTAACAACTTTCCGATGAACACCTCGTCAAGCTTTTCCTTACCGGCGTCTCAAAAGATCAAGATTCCGTTCAACTGCAAGTGTGAAAATGGTACTGGTCTCTCCGATAAGCGTCCGATTTACAAAGTCCAGAGCGGAAATACTCTCGACAAAATCGCGGAAATCACTTTCGCGAGACTCGTAACTTCCCTGCAAATCGCGGCCGCAAATGGAATTCCTGATCCGAATAAAATTGAGGTAGGGCAAGAGCTGTGGATTCCTCTGCCGTGTAGCTGCGACGATGTGGAGGGGAACAAAGTCGTCCATTACGGACATTTGGTGGAATCTGGAAGCTCCGTATCGGCGATTGCCACAAGATTTAATGTATCGGAGGCCACGATCTTGAAGCTGAATGGAATTGCAGATGCGAGAGATCTTAAAGCTTCTCAAGTTCTTGATATTCCTCTCAAAGGTTCATTTCATCTTCCTCATTTTATTTCTGAATTTCTCGTCCATTTTAGGTGGAAACTGAAACTGATTACATGATTTCTCATCACTctgaaaaaaatttagggCTTAATTGGCTGAGTTCTTCATCCATTTGGCTTTTGTTTTCTGATGGTTTCAATTGATAATCCATAATCGTTAGTTCTAAGTatgatttagggtttaaactgaaagatttttccatttgaatgaagagagagagagagggagagatagagagagagaaactgattttactttttagtcCTTTTGCTTCTTGTCTTTTCTCgtattcttaaatattaataataaataaataaataaataaataaataaaactctattttaagtaattttccataactttttttaatgtctatttaaaaaagttttttttaaaccctattttttgttttgtaaaatTCTAAAGTGcttctataaataaaatggaaataataaaagttgcTTTTTTGGTTCAATAAAAGTTGttatttgttaataaatataaattatatatatattttttaaaaaatagatttaaatttattttctaatttactctttttaccttttgagattttttaaacatgttaaaatgttgagaataatatatatatatatttttaaggtGCTTAGAAATAagattgaaataataaaagttttttttagttaaaaaaatgtcgttatttgttaataaatataaattatattaaagctattaagatttaaatttatttctaatttactCATTTTACCTTTGAGATTTTTTACAAATGTCAAAATGTtgaggaattaaaaaaaaaagaaaaaaaaagaaaaaaaaaaggaatatatatatatatatatatatttatgtatataaGGTAAGAGTTTGGCCTAATCTTTATCGATTGAGCAAACAAAGCTGTTATTTTGCGAAGTGTGTGCATTGGTCAACCTATagacatttttgttttattaatatgtGGTCTGTAGATTCCTTAATGATTTAAGGTTGTATGGTTTGATCCTGATATTAAGGATTTGGTTGTTCTTCTGTTCCGTTTGGGAAAATGACTGGACTTGACTTTTgagtactaaattatattgACGTCTGAGATAATACGCTGTTTGGTAGTTTTATATTAGCAAACACCTTGATGTCACACTCATAggttttgagatttttttatatgaaaaaatggagagagagTGGCTTCCTGACATTGCtgatgttttcacacccttgggTTGACTCTTGGAGGTGAGAAAGTCCTCCATTAGAAATGGGTGAA
This sequence is a window from Cucurbita pepo subsp. pepo cultivar mu-cu-16 chromosome LG04, ASM280686v2, whole genome shotgun sequence. Protein-coding genes within it:
- the LOC111792456 gene encoding glycerol-3-phosphate acyltransferase 9-like; this translates as MKNQPITRFRPDSQKPPIMSGAAASLKSSASELDLDRPNIEDYLPSGSSIQEPTGKLRLRDLLDISPTLTEAAGAIVDDSFTRCFKSNPPEPWNWNIYLFPLWCCGVVVRYLILFPARVLILTIGWIIFLSTFIPVNLLLKGHDKLRTKLERSLVELICSFFVASWTGVVKYHGPRPSMRPKQVFVANHTSMIDFIILEQMTAFAVIMQKHPGWVGLLQSTILESIGCIWFNRTELKDREVVAKKLNDHVQGADNNPLLIFPEGTCVNNHYSVMFKKGAFELGCSVCPVAIKYNKIFVDAFWNSRKQSFTMHLLQLMTSWAVVCDVWYLEPQVLKPGETPIEFAERVRDIICARAGLKKVPWDGYLKHSRPSPKYRERKQQSFAESVLQLLDDK
- the LOC111792469 gene encoding lysM domain-containing GPI-anchored protein 2; the protein is MASGAGTMFFRVIVFSAIVAVCVAQPPPRFNCSSTSKCGSLIDYIPPNATTVGDVMKLFDVKHLLSFLGANNFPMNTSSSFSLPASQKIKIPFNCKCENGTGLSDKRPIYKVQSGNTLDKIAEITFARLVTSLQIAAANGIPDPNKIEVGQELWIPLPCSCDDVEGNKVVHYGHLVESGSSVSAIATRFNVSEATILKLNGIADARDLKASQVLDIPLKACSSVIRQDSLDFPFLLPNGTYDYTANNCVLCECDAAKNMILDCKPSQLKPPSQKSSNWSTCPAMPCEGSNLLLGNSTASGCSTTTCAYAGFSKQTIFTNISTLNTCPGPEGGPQDNPNSASRTGSQGLKLVGLVVFMHLLSFGSLLIQ